A stretch of the Hippoglossus hippoglossus isolate fHipHip1 chromosome 1, fHipHip1.pri, whole genome shotgun sequence genome encodes the following:
- the slc34a2a gene encoding solute carrier family 34 member 2a, with the protein MDSLHLPKQMAPENKEDHNDNQGNKNKEVEASPAHSTVALVEDETEDTDPWDLPELKDSGVPWSALDTRGKVMRVLVSLAKLVLLLGFLYMFICSLDILSSAFQLVGGKTAGDIFQDNSVLANPLAGLVIGVLVTLLVQSSSTSSSIVVSMVSSGLLTVQLAVPIIMGTNIGTSVTNTLVAMTQAGDRSTFRRAFAGATVHDFFNWLSVLVLLPLEVATGYMFVVTKLIIESFNIQSGEAPDLLNVITDPLTDSIILLDRTVLTGIATGDPAARNKSLIKRWCQTFTNTSLMNVTVPGPENCTSPSLCWVDGNYTVTLKNISETYNVQKCKHVFVDVNLSDLAVGLILLALSLLVLCSCLILIVKLLNSMLKGQVAAVIKTILNTDFPFPFGWVTGYIAILVGAGMTFIVQSSSVFTSAITPLVGIGVISIERAYPLSLGSNIGTTTTAILAAMASPGDTLANALQIALVHFLFNISGILLWYPIPFTRIPIRLAKGLGNITASYRWFAAVYILCCFFVFPLFVFSLSLAGWQVLVGVGAPLVVMLIIIIVINVLQKRKPGCLPAILRSWDFLPLWAHSLAPWDKVVGVITAKCCCCCKCCQIAAEDPEHTEKECLEKDQKTHTEVYDNPAMSAEKEVENEIKIEQLQILKMTQL; encoded by the exons ATGGACTCTCTACATCTGCCAAAG CAAATGGCtcctgaaaacaaagaagacCACAATGATAaccaaggaaataaaaacaagg agGTCGAAGCGAGTCCTGCACATTCCACTGTGGCGTTGGTTGAGGACGAGACTGAGGACACAGACCCATGGGACCTGCCAGAGCTGAAGGACTCCGGGGTCCCATGGTCAG CTCTGGATACGAGAGGGAAGGTGATGAGGGTGCTGGTGTCGCTGGCCAAGttggtcctgctgctgggtttcCTCTACATGTTCATCTGCTCCCTCGACATCCTGAGCTCAGCTTTCCAGCTGGTTGGAG GTAAAACAGCAGGTGACATCTTCCAGGACAACTCAGTTTTGGCCAACCCGCTGGCTGGTCTGGTCATTGGTGTTCTGGTCACTCTGCTGGTGCAGAGCTCGTCAACTTCCTCCTCTATAGTTGTCAGCATGGTCTCCTCTGGAC TGCTAACAGTCCAACTGGCTGTTCCTATCATCATGGGCACCAACATTGGGACCTCCGTCACCAACACACTAGTCGCAATGACGCAGGCTGGTGATCGCAGCACATTTCGGAG GGCTTTTGCAGGGGCCACCGTGCACGACTTCTTCAACTGGCTGTctgtgctggtgctgctgcctctggaGGTGGCCACTGGTTATATGTTCGTGGTCACTAAGCTCATCATCGAGTCCTTTAACATCCAGAGCGGAGAGGCCCCAGACCTGTTGAACGTGATCACTGATCCCCTCACCGATTCAATCATATTG TTGGACCGGACTGTCCTCACTGGGATTGCCACTGGAGACCCCGCAGCCAGGAATAAGAGTCTCATCAAGAGATGGTGCCAAACCTTCACAAACACg TCGTTAATGAATGTTACAGTTCCTGGTCCAGAGAACTGcacctctccgtctctctgctgGGTCGATGGCAACTACACCGTCACGCTGAAGAACATTTCTGAAACATATAATGTCCAGAAAT GTAAACACGTCTTCGTGGATGTGAATCTCTCTGACCTGGCGGTGGGTCTGATCCTGctggctctctctctgctcGTGCTCTGCTCCTGCCTGATCCTCATCGTCAAGCTGCTCAACTCCATGTTGAAGGGTCAGGTGGCTGCAGTCATCAAGACCATCCTCAACACTG ATTTCCCATTTCCATTCGGTTGGGTCACTGGTTACATTGCCATTTTAGTCGGAGCTGGCATGACCTTCATCGTGCAGAGCAGTTCTGTCTTCACCTCGGCAATTACACCACTTGTTG gtattggtgtcatcagcatagagAGAGCATACCCACTGTCCCTGGGTTCAAATATTGGTACAACCACCACAGCCATCCTGGCAGCCATGGCTAGTCCTGGAGACACACTGGCTAATGCTCTACAG ATCGCCCTCGTCCACTTCCTGTTCAACATCTCTGGCATCCTCCTTTGGTATCCGATCCCTTTCACCCGTATCCCCATCCGGCTGGCTAAAGGTCTGGGCAACATCACCGCCTCCTACCGCTGGTTTGCAGCTGTCTacatcctctgctgctttttcgTTTTTCCACTCTTTGTCTTCAGCCTGTCGCTGGCTGGCTGGCAGGTACTGGTCGGTGTGGGTGCACCTTTAGTTGTCATGTTAATCATCATCATAGTGATCAACGTGTTGCAGAAACGCAAACCTGGGTGTTTGCCTGCAATACTGCGATCCTGGGATTTCCTCCCTTTGTGGGCCCACTCCCTGGCTCCCTGGGACAAAGTGGTTGGAGTGATTACTGccaaatgctgctgctgctgcaaatgcTGCCAAATAGCTGCTGAAGACCcggaacacacagagaaagagtgTTTGGAGAAGGAtcagaagacacacacagaggtgtaCGATAACCCTGCAATGAGTGCAGAGAAAGAGGTGGAAAATGAGATTAAGATAGAGCAGCTGCAGATCTTGAAGATGACGCAGTTGTGa
- the LOC117759882 gene encoding OCIA domain-containing protein 1-like encodes MSSPASGYSEEQQRRGAQMPVGVDYIPTEEEKTVFRECNQESFWYRSVPFSVVGMALTQALVVKGTLSASPRFGSLPKVAFAGFCGYLVGKMSYMKTCQEKFKRLESSPLGEALRLRTGQPQQNSRGPQTEMSDPDNQSFDPMFKPADSTSPMARNSRDYEYGFKTEAPKADDLSATASVQSYVDEEEPSRKSILYEDLRVKNRENYEVALTQKAETLLKTPEKERERPKKEAKKNVYGDSWDE; translated from the exons ATGTCGTCCCCCGCCTCGGGTTAttcagaggagcagcagcgcaGAGGAGCGCAG ATGCCAGTGGGTGTTGACTACATCcccacggaggaggagaagactgTGTTCAGAGAGTGCAACCAGGAGAGCTTCTGGTACAGGT CGGTGCCCTTCTCTGTGGTCGGCATGGCTCTCACCCAAGCCCTGGTTGTTAAAG GGACCCTGTCTGCATCTCCAAGGTTTGGATCGCTACCCAAAGTGGCCT TTGCTGGCTTTTGTGGCTACCTGGTAGGGAAGATGTCGTACATGAAGACGTGCCAGGAGAAGTTCAAGAGGTTGGAGAGCTCTCCTCTGGGAGAAGCTCTTAGACTGAGGACAGGGCAGCCTCAACAAAA TTCCAGGGGTCCCCAGACGGAGATGAGTGACCCAGACAACCAGTCATTTGACCCCATGTTCAAGCCAGCAGATTCCACCAGCCCAATGGCCCGCAACAGCAGAGACTATGAGTACGGCTTCAAAACCGAGGCACCCAAAGCAGACGACCTCAGCGCCACAg CGTCAGTCCAGTCATATGTGGACGAGGAGGAGCCCAGTAGGAAATCGATCCTCTATGAGGACCTGAGGgtcaaaaacagagagaactaCGAGGTTGCACTAACCCAGAAGGCTGAAACGCTGCTCAAAACACCTGAGAAGGAGCGAGAAAGACCCAAGAAAGAGG CAAAGAAAAACGTCTATGGAGACTCCTGGGACGAATGA